One Brassica napus cultivar Da-Ae chromosome C4, Da-Ae, whole genome shotgun sequence genomic region harbors:
- the LOC125586112 gene encoding uncharacterized protein LOC125586112 yields the protein MSSYIPSDYNALDLSGDNYLDWAINTSAVLKSRGLGKCIKYGNDTLACERHRAIMIMRHHLCEDLRDEFGYVNDPHNLWSFLNSRFCEPLLHESKKKWEALRFQDYESVDNYHSDLMRITCSLRLCGELVTNEDLLNKTRDTFHSEEVLLSHQAKGFTTYYDMFSYLLDIEQKKQKMMDNIRRFNDIMEIYYEVLDSEMKIPEANKATFDKKRSEEDSE from the coding sequence atgtcgagttACATACCCTCAGATTACAATGCCCttgatctctctggagataattatcttgATTGGGCTATAAACACTTCAGCCGTcttgaagtctagaggacttgGGAAGTGCATCAAGTATGGCAATGACACCCTTGCGTGTGAAAGACACAGAGCCATAATGATTATGCGACACCATCTCTGTGAGGACCTAAGAGACGAGTTTGGATATGTTAATGATCCTCATAATCTCTGGTCATTTTTGAATTCTAGATTCTGTGAGCCATTGTTGCacgaatccaagaaaaaatggGAAGCTCTAAGGTTCCAGGATTATGAATCCGTGGACAATTATCACTCTGATCTTATGAGAATCACCTGTAGTCTTAGACTATGTGGTGAATTGGTAACAAACGAGGATTTGTTAAACAAAACTCGTGACACATTCCATTCAGAGGAAGTGTTGTTATCACATCAGGCCaaaggtttcaccacctatTATGACATGTTctcatatttattagacattgagCAAAAGAAGCAGAAAATGATGGATAACATCAGACGGTTTAATGACATCATGGAGATATATTATGAAGTACTAGACAGTGAGATGAAAATCCCTGAAGCTAATAAAGCCACATTTGATAAGAAGAGATCTGAGGAGGATTCCGAGTAG